One Bufo gargarizans isolate SCDJY-AF-19 chromosome 3, ASM1485885v1, whole genome shotgun sequence DNA segment encodes these proteins:
- the LOC122931382 gene encoding stomatin-like, whose translation MWSGSHDPTTVYKLENAIKGDIGVCGWMIMIVSALFAAITFPLSIWFCVKIIKEYERAVVFRLGRIVSGKARGPGLMFILPCTDNFIKVDLRVISFAIPPQEILTKDSVTTTVDGVVYYKIENAIRSVANVNNVHVATAQLAQTTLRNILGTQTLSSILSNREEIAHNIQSILDNATHQWGVNVERVEMRDVRLPVQMQRAMAAEAEAVREARAKIVAAEGEMNASRALKEASMVICESPAALQLRYLQTLNTIATENNSTIIFPIPIDLLQGVIKK comes from the exons ATGTGGAGCGGAAGTCACGATCCAACTACAGTGTATAAACTGGAAA ATGCAATAAAAGGAGATATTGGCGTTTGCGGCTGGATGATAATGATAGTATCTGCTCTGTTTGCTGCCATCACCTTCCCTTTGTCCATCTGGTTCTGTGTTAAG ATAATTAAGGAATATGAACGTGCTGTGGTGTTTAGACTGGGACGTATAGTCTCTGGAAAAGCCAGAGGGCCAG GGCTGATGTTCATTCTCCCCTGCACAGATAACTTTATTAAAGTGGATCTCAGGGTCATATCATTTGCAATCCCTCCACAAGAG ATCCTTACTAAGGATTCAGTGACAACTACAGTTGATGGGGTCGTGTACTACAAGATTGAGAATGCTATCAGATCTGTGGCAAACGTCAACAACGTTCACGTAGCCACTGCACAGCTGGCACAGACAACGCTGAGGAACATCTTAGGAACACAAACTCTTTCCAGCATCCTGTCTAACCGTGAGGAGATTGCCCACAACATTCAG TCAATACTTGATAATGCTACACATCAATGGGGAGTGAACGTGGAACGTGTAGAGATGAGGGACGTGCGCCTTCCTGTGCAGATGCAGAGAGCCATGGCTGCCGAGGCAGAAGCTGTGCGAGAGGCCAGAGCCAAG ATTGTGGCTGCAGAAGGTGAGATGAATGCCTCTCGAGCCCTGAAAGAAGCCTCCATGGTGATATGTGAATCTCCTGCAGCTCTACAACTGCGCTACCTGCAGACTCTGAACACAATTGCAACAGAGAACAATTCCACAATTATATTCCCCATCCCCATTGACCTATTGCAAGGCGTTATTAAAAAATGA